Below is a window of Clostridium sp. JN-1 DNA.
GGTGATGGCAAAAGGTGAACTTATGCCAAACATGTTACTTTGCATGGATCCTACAAATAGTAAGGTTGAAATGCAGGGTATTAAGACAGAGGAACCATCCTTTGGACTGCCAGCTGTGTGGATAAATAATGATCAAAGAGAAGAAGCTGAAATAAAAGGACTTACGGTTGTAGATCCTACTACTGTTATGGTTACACATTTAACTGAAACTATAAAGAATCATTCTTATGAATTACTTGGAAGACAAGAAGTTAAGCTTATAGTTGATTCAGTTAAGGAAAAATACAGTGCAGTTGTAGAAGAACTCATACCAGATCTTTTAACTATAGGAGAATTACAAAAAGTACTTCAAAATTTGCTGCGGGAAAGAGTTCCTATAAAGGACATGGTTACAATAATGGAATCACTTGCAGATAATTCAAGAATGACAAAAGATATAGAAACTTTAACTGAATATGTGAGATTTGCACTTGGAAGGAGCATTTGTAATCCATTTATAGATGAAGACAGGAAAATAACCGTAGTTACATTGGATTCTGCAATAGAAAATCTTATAGGAAATAACATACAAAAATCTATGCAGGGTTCTTTTCCAGCAATAGATCCAGATACTACCTCAAAGATATTGAACTCATTGAAAAATACGCTTGATTCATCATATTTTTATGAAAATCAACCTATAGTTATGGTATCACCTAAGATAAGACCGGCTTTTAGAAAATTAATAGAGATGGTTTTTCCGGCAGTTAATGTACTGTCGCTTAATGAAATACCAAATGATGTAAAAATAAAAACCGAAGGGGTGGTTTCGATATAAATGATAATAAAAAGATACATAGCAAGCAATATGGGTGAAGCACTTAATAGAATAAAATATGAACTAGGGAAAGATGCAATTATAATAAGTCAGAGGAGAGTGAGAAGAAAAGGAGGCTTATTTGGGCTATTTTCTAAAAAAGGTGTTGAAGTTACTGCAGCAATAAATAGTGATAATAGTACATCAAGCAAAAGAGACAGTAATATAAATGTTCAAAATAGTATTAATGCTATAAGACGTGTAATCAATAATACGGTTGAGGGAAGTAAGCCTTCCACTGAGGTAAGTAAGCCCTCCAGAAATAAGGTAATTGATAAAGTAGACAGTAAAAATGATGATGGGCTTATAAAAGAAATGCATGAAATGAGGGGAATGCTCGATGAAATGATGCATATATCCCTTAAAGGTACAAAAAGTGAACTTCAAATAAATTTGGAGAATATTGATATCGATGAAAATATTGCAGAAGATATAGTAAATAGTGTAAATTCAATTAAAGATGATAGAACTGAACAGGAAAAATTAAAAGATATAGTGAAAAGCAGTATAAAGGTTGCAGATAATGTATTACAAGATGTTGTTATATTAGTAGGTCCTACGGGCGTTGGAAAAACTACTACGATTGCAAAATTATCTGGAAGACTGGCACTAATTGAAAAAAAGAAAGTAGGGCTATTGACAATAGATACCTATAGAATAGGTGCAGTTGAACAACTCAAGACTTATGCTGATATTATGAATATACCTTTTAAGGTAGTTTTTACAATAAAGGAAATGGAAGCTGCTGTAAAGAGTATGGAAGATTGTGATGTTATTTTAATAGACACTACAGGTAGAAGTAGTAAAAATGTTATGCAGATATCTGAACTCAGAGCTTTTATGGAAAAAGTAAATGTAAATAGTGTACACCTTGTAATAAGCTGTACAACTAAAAATAGAGATATTGATATCATAGCAAATGGTTATAGATGTTTAAATTATAATAATGTAATAATTACAAAGCTGGATGAAACGTCAACATATGGATCGATATTAAACATATGTAATAAAACAGGCAAACCAATAAGTTTTGTAACTACAGGACAAAATGTACCAGATGACATAAGATTAATGAGTTCAAAAGAATTAGCAAGTTTAGTACTAGGAGAGGATACACTATGATAGATCAAGCAGAAAGATTGAGAGAGCTTGTTAAAAAGAAGGTAGATAATAATAATAAAATAAAAGAACCTTCATCGCCTAGAATTATAACTATCACATCTGGTAAAGGAGGAGTTGGCAAAAGCAATTTTGTAGTAAACTTAGCAATATGTCTTCAAAAAAGTAAGAAAAAGGTACTTATATTTGATGCTGATATGGGAATGGGGAATGATGATGTACTCATGGGATTTTTGCCCAAATATAATGTATATGATATAATATTTAATGATAAAACAATAGATGAAGTTGTTACAGAAACTCAATTTGGTGTAAAATTACTTCCAGCAGGGATGGGTGTATCCAGATTTGAAGAAGTAACACATGAACAGAGAAAAAAGTTTATAGATAAACTGTCAAGTTTAGAAGATGTTGATTATATATTAATAGATACAGGAGCTGGAATAAATAGAAACGTACTTGCTTTTATAGCCTGCTGTGAAGAGCTCGTGGTTGTTACTACGCCGGAGCCAACATCGATTACAGATGCATATAGTTTACTTAAAGCAGTAAATTACTTTAAATTAAAGGATACTGCCAAGCTTATTGTAAATAGGACAGTAAATAAAGAAGAAGGGAAACATACTTATGATAAATTCAGTACTGTAGTTAAAAAGTTTCTAAATATAAATCTTGTTTATTTAGGAAGTATGAGTGATGATAAAAAACTTGTTCAAGCTGTGAGAAGTCAGCAGCCATTTTTAATAAAGTACCCAAATGCAAATGTATCAATTGATTTAAAAAGTATAGCAAATATAATTATGGGATCTAATGAATATAAAAAAGGTGCATCTTTACAAGGGTTATTTAAAAAGTTATTTAATATTTTTTCATAAGGGGTAGATTTAAATGAAAAGAAAAGTGGATTTTATTGTTAATAGTAAGATAGAAATACAAGTTGAAAATAAAACATATAAGAGCAATATTCAGGACGTTACAGATGATTCTATAGGAATAAGCATACCCGTAAATAATGGTGAATATCTACCTTTGAGGGGAAATGAAAAAATTAACGTATTATACTATTGTAATAAAGACATATATGGATTTGAGACAAGAGTAATTGGAAGAAAAGTAGAAAACATACAAATGATATTAATCCAAAAACCTTATCAATTCAAGACTATTCAAAGAAGAAATTTTGTAAGAGTAAATGTAATGATAAATGTACGCTGTATATTTATAAATAATGAAAAATATATGCAAAATATAAATGATAATCAAGTCAAAATATTTGAGGGATATACACTTGATA
It encodes the following:
- the flhF gene encoding flagellar biosynthesis protein FlhF; the encoded protein is MIIKRYIASNMGEALNRIKYELGKDAIIISQRRVRRKGGLFGLFSKKGVEVTAAINSDNSTSSKRDSNINVQNSINAIRRVINNTVEGSKPSTEVSKPSRNKVIDKVDSKNDDGLIKEMHEMRGMLDEMMHISLKGTKSELQINLENIDIDENIAEDIVNSVNSIKDDRTEQEKLKDIVKSSIKVADNVLQDVVILVGPTGVGKTTTIAKLSGRLALIEKKKVGLLTIDTYRIGAVEQLKTYADIMNIPFKVVFTIKEMEAAVKSMEDCDVILIDTTGRSSKNVMQISELRAFMEKVNVNSVHLVISCTTKNRDIDIIANGYRCLNYNNVIITKLDETSTYGSILNICNKTGKPISFVTTGQNVPDDIRLMSSKELASLVLGEDTL
- a CDS encoding MinD/ParA family protein → MIDQAERLRELVKKKVDNNNKIKEPSSPRIITITSGKGGVGKSNFVVNLAICLQKSKKKVLIFDADMGMGNDDVLMGFLPKYNVYDIIFNDKTIDEVVTETQFGVKLLPAGMGVSRFEEVTHEQRKKFIDKLSSLEDVDYILIDTGAGINRNVLAFIACCEELVVVTTPEPTSITDAYSLLKAVNYFKLKDTAKLIVNRTVNKEEGKHTYDKFSTVVKKFLNINLVYLGSMSDDKKLVQAVRSQQPFLIKYPNANVSIDLKSIANIIMGSNEYKKGASLQGLFKKLFNIFS
- a CDS encoding flagellar brake domain-containing protein; the encoded protein is MKRKVDFIVNSKIEIQVENKTYKSNIQDVTDDSIGISIPVNNGEYLPLRGNEKINVLYYCNKDIYGFETRVIGRKVENIQMILIQKPYQFKTIQRRNFVRVNVMINVRCIFINNEKYMQNINDNQVKIFEGYTLDMSGGGMRIAFDRSLEKNLRYGSILMIEVPFQTKNFVLKSKIVRIENDKKNPKIICGVNFIDLDKVTREHVIRMVFRTMRDQMKNGAREE